One stretch of Thalassovita sp. DNA includes these proteins:
- a CDS encoding branched-chain amino acid ABC transporter permease yields MPEQLLFGAEVFLNGLMAGVLYALVALGFVLIYKASGIFNYAQGVMALFAALTLVGIMEGQIPFAHLINAILGTEVHHFGWHVNAFFGIIITMAVMVALAWCVQRYVFRHLVGQEPIILFMATIGLAYFMEGLGDIMWGSDIKKLDVGLPQGGSFWIEENTQWLGFGNERFYGFFLDQLDIIATGIAVVLVAALVLFSQYTKQGRAMRAVADDHQAALSVGISLNFIWVMVWSLAGFVALVAGIMWGAKSGVQFSLSLIALKALPVLMLGGFTSIPGAIVGGLIIGVGEKMFEFIIGPMVGGATENWFAYVLALVFLVFRPQGLFGEKIIERV; encoded by the coding sequence ATGCCTGAACAGCTACTCTTTGGGGCAGAGGTTTTCCTGAACGGCCTGATGGCAGGCGTTCTCTACGCTCTTGTCGCGCTGGGCTTCGTCTTGATCTACAAGGCGTCCGGCATCTTCAACTACGCGCAGGGTGTTATGGCCCTGTTTGCGGCGCTGACGCTGGTGGGCATCATGGAGGGGCAGATCCCCTTCGCGCATCTGATCAACGCCATCCTTGGCACTGAGGTGCATCACTTCGGCTGGCACGTGAACGCCTTTTTCGGCATCATCATCACGATGGCTGTGATGGTTGCCTTGGCCTGGTGTGTGCAGCGTTACGTGTTCCGCCATCTGGTGGGGCAGGAACCGATCATCCTGTTCATGGCCACTATTGGTCTGGCCTACTTCATGGAAGGCCTTGGCGATATCATGTGGGGCTCGGACATTAAGAAGCTGGACGTTGGTCTGCCGCAGGGCGGTAGCTTCTGGATCGAAGAAAACACCCAGTGGCTGGGCTTCGGCAACGAACGGTTCTACGGCTTCTTCCTGGATCAGCTGGACATTATCGCAACCGGCATCGCTGTTGTTCTGGTGGCCGCGCTGGTGCTGTTCAGCCAGTACACCAAACAGGGCCGTGCGATGCGTGCGGTGGCAGATGACCACCAGGCTGCATTGTCGGTCGGTATCTCGCTGAACTTCATCTGGGTGATGGTCTGGTCGCTTGCGGGCTTTGTGGCGCTGGTTGCCGGTATCATGTGGGGCGCCAAATCGGGCGTGCAGTTCTCACTGTCGCTGATCGCGCTGAAGGCACTGCCGGTTCTGATGCTGGGTGGCTTCACCTCGATCCCCGGGGCGATTGTCGGCGGTCTGATCATCGGTGTGGGTGAGAAGATGTTTGAATTCATCATCGGCCCGATGGTCGGCGGCGCAACCGAGAACTGGTTCGCCTATGTGCTGGCGCTGGTCTTCCTAGTGTTCCGTCCGCAGGGTCTGTTCGGCGAAAAGATCATCGAGAGGGTCTGA
- a CDS encoding ABC transporter ATP-binding protein, whose amino-acid sequence MSDQMTEGYITEDGRKIGGTLMEMKNITLRFGGVKAITDISFDIKEGEIRAIIGPNGAGKSSMLNVISGFYVPQEGEVWYKGAKRPQMKPYQVAQQGIARTFQNIALFEGMSVLDNVMTGRLNHMKTNMFQQAIWKGKAEKEEVENREVVEKIIDFLEIQSIRKTPVGRLPYGLKKRVELARALAVEPHLLLLDEPMAGMNVEEKEDMSRFILDVNDEFGTTIALIEHDMGVVMDLSDRVVVMDYGKKIGDGTPDEVRNNQDVIDAYLGVSHD is encoded by the coding sequence ATGAGCGATCAGATGACAGAAGGCTACATCACCGAGGACGGCCGCAAAATCGGCGGCACCTTGATGGAGATGAAAAACATCACGCTGCGCTTTGGCGGGGTGAAGGCAATCACCGACATCAGCTTTGACATCAAGGAAGGCGAGATCCGCGCCATCATCGGCCCGAACGGCGCTGGTAAATCCTCGATGCTGAACGTGATCTCGGGCTTCTATGTGCCGCAGGAAGGTGAGGTTTGGTACAAAGGCGCAAAACGCCCGCAGATGAAACCTTATCAGGTGGCCCAGCAGGGCATCGCCCGGACCTTCCAGAACATCGCGCTGTTTGAAGGCATGTCCGTGCTGGACAACGTGATGACCGGTCGCCTCAACCACATGAAGACCAACATGTTCCAGCAAGCGATCTGGAAAGGGAAGGCCGAGAAGGAAGAGGTGGAGAACCGCGAAGTTGTTGAGAAGATCATCGACTTCCTGGAAATCCAGTCGATCCGGAAAACCCCGGTGGGACGTCTGCCTTATGGTCTGAAGAAACGTGTGGAACTGGCCCGCGCACTGGCCGTTGAGCCGCATCTGTTGCTGCTGGACGAACCGATGGCGGGCATGAACGTCGAAGAGAAAGAGGACATGAGCCGCTTCATCCTCGACGTGAACGACGAATTCGGCACCACCATCGCCCTGATCGAACACGATATGGGCGTTGTGATGGACCTCAGCGACCGCGTGGTCGTGATGGATTACGGCAAAAAGATCGGGGACGGCACCCCGGACGAAGTGCGCAACAATCAGGACGTGATCGACGCCTATCTGGGGGTGAGCCATGACTGA
- a CDS encoding AMP-binding protein: MADRPAYREKEFGIWQSWTWRETEHQINNLARGLLNLGVNEGDFIAIIGRNRPYMYWSMVAAQSVGAIPVPLYQDAAAEEMAYVLDHCGARFVIAEDQEQVDKVIDIQEDLHQFEHMIYLDPRGMRKYDHTQLHEFSHIQEQGFAARDELTPELERRRSKLDYSSTCVMLYTSGTTGKPKGVVLSNRNVIESAKNSSEFDNLRPDEEILAYLPMAWVGDFIFSVGQAYWCGFCVNCPESAETLNVDLREIGPTYYFAPPRVFETQLTSVMIRMEDASPMKRKMFHYFMEHAKKVGGDILDGNPVGFGDRMKYALGNLMVYGPLKNTLGFSRVRVGYTAGEAIGPEIFAFYRSLGINLKQLYGQTEATVFITAQPDGQVRSDTVGVPSPGVELKIDDNGEVHYRSPGVFEYYYKNEESTKGTKDAEGWVATGDAGFIEKDTGHLRIIDRAKDVGKMADGSLFAPKYVENKLKFFPNVLEAVLFGNGRDKCMAFVNIDLTAVGNWAERNNIAYSSYQELAGHPQVLETIKSHVEEVNKSVAQDEMLSGCQIHRFLVLHKELDADDGEMTRTRKVRRRIVEDKFSDLIDALYGGKDEIYTTTEVTYEDGRKGSISANLTLIDAPVVAVTSGKVAAE; encoded by the coding sequence ATGGCGGATCGCCCCGCTTATCGGGAGAAGGAATTCGGGATCTGGCAGAGCTGGACCTGGCGTGAGACCGAACATCAGATCAACAACCTGGCCCGTGGCCTGTTGAACCTCGGCGTCAACGAGGGCGATTTCATCGCCATCATTGGCCGCAACCGTCCCTATATGTACTGGTCGATGGTTGCCGCCCAATCCGTTGGCGCAATTCCGGTTCCGCTTTACCAGGATGCGGCAGCAGAAGAGATGGCCTATGTGCTGGATCACTGCGGCGCGCGCTTTGTGATCGCCGAAGATCAGGAACAGGTCGACAAGGTCATCGATATCCAAGAAGACCTGCATCAGTTTGAACATATGATCTATCTCGATCCGCGCGGCATGCGGAAATACGATCATACCCAGCTGCATGAATTCAGCCACATTCAGGAACAGGGCTTTGCCGCCCGTGATGAGCTGACACCTGAGCTGGAGCGCCGTCGTTCCAAGCTGGATTACAGCTCCACCTGTGTGATGCTTTATACCTCGGGCACCACCGGCAAACCCAAAGGTGTGGTTCTGTCGAACCGTAACGTGATCGAAAGCGCCAAGAACTCCTCCGAGTTCGACAATCTGCGCCCGGACGAAGAAATTCTGGCCTACCTGCCGATGGCATGGGTGGGGGATTTCATCTTCTCGGTTGGTCAGGCCTACTGGTGCGGTTTCTGCGTGAACTGCCCGGAAAGCGCCGAGACGCTGAACGTCGACCTGCGTGAAATTGGTCCGACTTACTACTTCGCGCCGCCGCGTGTTTTTGAAACGCAGCTGACCAGCGTCATGATCCGGATGGAAGACGCCAGCCCGATGAAGCGCAAGATGTTCCATTACTTCATGGAGCACGCCAAGAAAGTGGGCGGCGACATTCTGGATGGCAACCCTGTTGGGTTTGGCGACCGGATGAAATACGCGCTGGGCAACCTGATGGTTTACGGCCCGCTGAAAAACACCCTTGGCTTCAGCCGCGTGCGGGTGGGCTACACCGCCGGTGAAGCGATTGGTCCGGAAATCTTTGCGTTCTATCGTTCGCTGGGTATCAACCTGAAACAGCTCTACGGCCAGACCGAGGCAACGGTTTTCATCACCGCGCAGCCCGATGGTCAGGTGCGTTCGGACACTGTTGGTGTGCCGTCGCCGGGTGTTGAGTTGAAGATCGATGACAATGGTGAGGTTCACTACCGCAGCCCCGGTGTTTTCGAGTACTATTACAAGAACGAAGAAAGCACCAAAGGCACCAAAGACGCCGAAGGCTGGGTGGCCACTGGCGATGCGGGCTTCATCGAGAAAGACACCGGTCATCTGCGTATCATCGACCGCGCCAAGGACGTTGGCAAAATGGCCGATGGCAGCCTGTTTGCGCCGAAATACGTTGAGAACAAGCTGAAGTTCTTCCCCAACGTGCTGGAGGCGGTGCTGTTCGGCAATGGCCGTGACAAATGTATGGCCTTTGTGAACATCGACCTGACCGCGGTTGGCAACTGGGCCGAACGCAACAACATCGCCTATTCTTCCTATCAGGAACTGGCGGGGCATCCGCAGGTTCTGGAAACCATCAAATCGCACGTCGAAGAGGTCAACAAATCGGTCGCGCAGGATGAGATGCTTTCGGGCTGTCAGATCCACCGCTTCCTGGTTCTGCACAAAGAACTGGACGCTGACGATGGCGAAATGACCCGGACCCGTAAGGTGCGCCGTCGGATTGTTGAGGATAAATTCTCGGATCTGATCGACGCGCTCTATGGCGGCAAGGATGAGATCTACACCACCACCGAAGTGACCTATGAAGACGGCCGCAAAGGGTCGATCAGCGCCAACCTGACGTTGATTGACGCCCCTGTGGTTGCCGTGACCAGCGGGAAGGTGGCAGCAGAATGA